One segment of Alligator mississippiensis isolate rAllMis1 chromosome 13, rAllMis1, whole genome shotgun sequence DNA contains the following:
- the ANKS4B gene encoding ankyrin repeat and SAM domain-containing protein 4B, with protein MHLLELGVKQCPRTLLWDLLKMSTRYHKAAADGNLDLLKEATKKDLNTSEEDGMTPTLLAAYHGLLEALEVICSRGGDPDKCDIWGNTPLHHAASNGHIHCLSFLIKFGANIFALDNDMRTPLDAAASRDQHECVRLLDKAATEQTIMNAKRVSKLKAQAQKNAEKQIKECEKRQEKHQHEMMRNYNKEKLGSVSSAKGTASRMKVPDFFVPNTSGTFSKSLKDTFRLKAKKKDENIADKDAQKSSQEEEGKVARMGVMDVFNEKDEDEFLNYSKGRNISEEDSQQEHMSIFQRPGLGKIVFGRNLAADINAKEMSFEKEGIRFKISGEFFQQRESENGSELATENDLDVPWNEEEIGWEDDEAESTPLDVFLASQNLNEFVPVFLREQIDLDALMLCSDEDLQSIQMQLGPRKRVLNAVDRRKQALQNPGKIGDTRL; from the exons ATGCACCTGCTAGAACTCGGAGTGAAACAGTGCCCCAGGACGCTGCTGTGGGATCTACTGAAAATGTCGACCAGGTATCACAAAGCAGCTGCTGACGGCAATCTGGACCTTTTGAAAGAAGCGACCAAAAAAGATCTCAATACTTCAGAAGAAGATGGGATGACACCCACCCTTTTGGCAGCTTATCACGGGCTTCTAGAAGCTCTGGAAGTCATATGCAGCAGAGG TGGCGACCCAGACAAATGTGACATCTGGGGAAACACTCCGCTCCATCATGCTGCTTCCAATGGTCATATCCACTGTCTCTCATTCTTGATTAAGTTTGGTGCCAATATATTTGCTCTGGATAATGATATGCGCACTCCGCTggatgcagctgccagcagggaccagcaTGAATGTGTCAGACTCCTGGACAAAGCTGCTACTGAACAGACCATAATGAATGCCAAGAGGGTCTCCAAACTCAAGGCCCAGGCTCAGAAGAATGCAGAGAAACAAATCAAGGAATGTGAAAAGCGCCAAGAGAAGCACCAACATGAAATGATGAGGAATTATAACAAAGAAAAGCTTGGATCAGTAAGTTCTGCCAAAGGGACAGCTTCCAGGATGAAGGTGCCCGATTTCTTTGTTCCCAATACATCAGGCACCTTCTCCAAAAGCCTGAAGGACACCTTCAGACTGAAGGcaaaaaagaaagatgaaaacATAGCTGATAAGGATGCACAAAAGAGTAGCCAAGAGGAGGAAGGCAAGGTTGCGCGTATGGGTGTAATGGATGTATTCAATGAAAAAGATGAGGATGAATTCTTAAATTACTCTAAAGGGAGAAACATTTCTGAAGAGGATAGCCAGCAGGAGCATATGTCAATTTTCCAACGGCCAGGTCTGGGCAAAATTGTGTTTGGAAGGAATTTGGCAGCAGACATAAATGCCAAAGAGATGTCCTTTGAGAAAGAAGGAATACGATTTAAAATATCTGGTGAGTTTTTTCAACAGAGGGAGTCTGAAAATGGAAGTGAGCTAGCCACTGAAAATGATCTTGATGTCCCTTGGAATGAGGAAGAAATTGGTTGGGAAGATGATGAAGCAGAGAGCACTCCTCTTGATGTATTTTTGGCCTCTCAAAATCTGAATGAGTTTGTTCCTGTCTTCCTCAGAGAACAGATTGATTTAGATGCCCTCATGCTATGTTCTGATGAAGATCTACAGAGCATACAAATGCAGCTGGGCCCAAGGAAGAGAGTCCTCAATGCTGTAGATAGAAGGAAACAGGCACTGCAGAATCCTGGAAAAATAGGAGATACTCGCTTATAA